CCGCTGATAAGCTGCTATCAAATTTGTCATTGCCAAAATTTCAGGGTCATTCTTGTATCTGTAATAGGACAgtgaaaatagaaagaaagcCGGGAATTGGACAAGAGAATGGGAAAAATAGGCAAGTACAGggataaataaaaagagagaaattatACTCATTTCCCAAGAGAGTTGCTTAAATTAAACCCCTCCTCCCTCTTGTTTTAAATTAGGCATACATACAGTCCCTTCCCCTAGGAGAGGAATATAAGTTACACTTCAATTCTTTTGAATACAGACAAATCACTTAACAGAGGTGAATAGCTTTCTCTACAACTTTCAGTGTCACAACAACGAATTTTAAATACCTTAATGTCATCAGCTTTAAAATTTCacccaaaaatatttatatcttcTTCGAAGGTCacaattgataaaaattattcaaaattagCTACTAATCAATGTTGAGAATCACCAGATAAGAAACAGAAATCACTAAAATACTCATTTacactaaattaatttaaatgtaacAGGAGGGATGTGTATGTTCTAAATATGAGAGAAGGAAATGTAATTTAAGCACCTCTCGAGGAAAGACATAGCTACTCATAAATAAACTGATTAATTAAAGACAAAGGACTTACGGTTTAGCCTCCTGCCCATCAAAAGGGTTTACTTCAGACTCCATCAACATGTTGGCAAGAACAAGGTATCTGCCATGTAATAGCAATTAGGTCCaagttaaatacaaaaaaaaagtgttgtTTGAATAGCTTATTTTGAAGTAGTCGGACATAAATGCTAAGGACAATATTCCATACTGTCACAAAAATTACTGCCAAATTTGATGGTTCAGAGttaaatggattttttttttctaattgacaTTTATACAGAAACATCTTTTTCAAATTGTTTAAAActgataactaaattaaaaatttaaatatgcttACTTCAAGCATTGGATACGCCTCTGATTCCCAGCTTCATCATAATTCTTAAAAGCTTCAAAAAAATCCGTAGCTGCTTCAGCCCACTGCCGCTCTGCCATATGCATTTTCCCCCCACATTCATGGATTATTCCCATTATCCGCGGATGGGGAATTGCTGACTTAATAGTGAGTGCTTTCTGGTAAAGTTGCTGCATTTAATACAAAGGAGAGCGATAAATACTGGTAAAGAACTTTCTTCAGCATAAGAATAGTTTAGTAGGATGCTTGATGTCACACCAACTAGTTTCAGAGTGCATGACTTTCTGGgtctttgaagaaaaaaagataactacttttcttatattttattttgcttaGATGAACTTCTATTATAGAAAGCTGATGCACTAAACGTTCCTACATCAACCTTTGGTTCAACAATTTCTCCATAAAGACCACTTTCACTAACATCAGCTCCCAATAACAAATGTCTTTGTACAGCATAGCGTGTGCATGCTTGGTTTCAGTTGGAAAATCTCCCAACTATGCTAGGCCAAAAACTCCATCTCTTGTAACTATTTGCCAAAACCGTGATTAGATTggaaaaaaaactaattcttACAGaataacagaaacaaaaatatgcTATTTGAGAAATTGAGCTCACCCCATAAGAAGTAGGAAAGGTcttgtaaataattaaatgcTAAATTGCAGGAAGGAGTGGTAATAAATTGAAAAGACACGTTATTACTATTATCCATGTAGCAGAATAATAACTTATTATCTAAAACAAATGCTGACCTTGAGTTTTTTGTTGTTCTTGGTCTCTGTGTACATTTGAATTTCTATTGCATAAACCTCCAAAAGTTGGGTTCCTTTCTTATGGTCATCCGTGCCATCTTCCCTTTGACAAGATTTGTGAAGTTCTTTCAAGATCTGACAGTgttcaacaaaatcaataaattactCAACTACTGGATACCAATAGGTAAATAAACATTAGAATTGAGTTGGACAAAGGctacatcatttaaaaaataataatgcatTACCTTACTCATCCGTCCATATTCCCCAATGTCAAAGAAGATCTTACAAAGCTTAAGatttgttttaaaccataatcTCTGcgaataacattaaaaaaataaaataaaaaaacataaggCTGCATTAATGAAATATACCACTGGCCAAAGATAATGTCTAAATGTATTGACCTCATTCTTTGCTTCTTCAAGGGCTTTCAGAGTTGTCTGGTAGAACTCCTGCAGAAGACCAAAGTTCTGGCTAGCTGAACCTGAGACATAGTCCATAATGCTGTTTATGCATTTTTCACTATAGTTCCGAGTCACTGCTGACTTAATGTAAGTCAACATCTCCCTGTAGGCTTCCATCATCTCTTTATACCTTCCAAGTCTATAATAGAGCTTCACAGTTTGCTTTAGTGCTTTAAATCCCCTGGTAAAGtgtaagataaaatattaaacgtGATACATGATGGTTTATTATCATTGTGGAATAATTCTAATACATTATGTTAAAGAGCACTACATAAATGAGTACAGGAATCAAGAGAAGGAATTCGTGAAACAAACACAATACTTGTATTTATTGAAGATAATCTAGCTTGACcaaatgaaaaggaaagaaaagcatTACTTATTCGTATCAAAAGAACAGCAACAGATTGTGGAATTAATAATGATACAAGAAAGGATGCAGCACACACAATTGTATGACCATTTAAGCCCTTCAACTCCAAAACATATAtctctttttattatatacCTTCTTTTATTATACAGCACAAGGAACAAAATTCTTACCATTCTGCCTTTTCTTGTTCC
This sequence is a window from Vigna angularis cultivar LongXiaoDou No.4 chromosome 2, ASM1680809v1, whole genome shotgun sequence. Protein-coding genes within it:
- the LOC108328839 gene encoding COP9 signalosome complex subunit 2 → MASDADMEDYGFEYSDEEQEEQDVDIENQYYNSKGLVETDPEGALAGFAEVVRMEQEKAEWGFKALKQTVKLYYRLGRYKEMMEAYREMLTYIKSAVTRNYSEKCINSIMDYVSGSASQNFGLLQEFYQTTLKALEEAKNERLWFKTNLKLCKIFFDIGEYGRMSKILKELHKSCQREDGTDDHKKGTQLLEVYAIEIQMYTETKNNKKLKQLYQKALTIKSAIPHPRIMGIIHECGGKMHMAERQWAEAATDFFEAFKNYDEAGNQRRIQCLKYLVLANMLMESEVNPFDGQEAKPYKNDPEILAMTNLIAAYQRNEILEFEKILKSNRRTIMDDPFIRNYIEDLLKNIRTQVLLKLIKPYTRIRIPFISKELNVPENDVEQLLVSLILDNRIQGHIDQVNRLLERSDRSKGMKKYTAVDKWNTQLKSLYQTISNRVG